One Prolixibacteraceae bacterium DNA segment encodes these proteins:
- a CDS encoding alpha-L-fucosidase, with protein MKIYFKTLLFAVIVIVLNSCTDQQKSCPYWLKDYQVAYNKSPLEANKQWFQDAKFGMFIHLNLASLCEKGKDDYFLFKKGKASDQQLAYMGIDRATYEKSVRKDSLLYQHYSLNHFSPEKICQLAKKAKMKYITFTTHHLGGCYNFNTSLSNFNSLNAPCHKDLVGELSKACKKYNIALFMYVPPFISETTDKMYEHNKKYLTELLTQYGDVAGIWFDGIGGYYRNPNNYTHLHELHQLVKKLQPHALVSFKEGAIGDEDFISPEHFMLPFEYHWDHPGITKRFRLRKDRWNGKQSKLWAQFNHTKLREVNTVMQRCEGREDTHCGGGWINDDSAQHYTAEEVYGWLKYSRSTGSNMLMNIGICKDGSIHPEDVKSLTGVGELIETKGWPKVKHEIDRL; from the coding sequence ATGAAAATTTATTTTAAAACACTCCTATTTGCTGTTATTGTAATAGTACTAAACAGTTGTACTGATCAACAAAAGAGCTGTCCATATTGGTTGAAAGATTACCAAGTAGCATATAACAAATCGCCATTGGAGGCCAACAAGCAATGGTTTCAAGATGCGAAATTTGGCATGTTTATCCACCTCAACCTTGCAAGTCTTTGTGAAAAAGGGAAAGATGACTATTTTCTATTCAAGAAAGGGAAAGCTTCAGACCAACAACTAGCCTATATGGGTATAGACAGGGCTACATACGAAAAAAGTGTAAGGAAAGATTCCCTCTTGTATCAACACTATTCACTGAATCATTTCAGCCCTGAGAAAATATGTCAGTTAGCGAAAAAAGCAAAGATGAAGTATATCACCTTCACAACCCATCATCTAGGAGGATGTTATAACTTCAACACCTCTTTGTCGAACTTTAATAGTTTGAATGCACCATGCCACAAGGACTTAGTAGGTGAGTTATCCAAAGCTTGTAAGAAATACAATATCGCTCTTTTTATGTATGTGCCTCCATTTATTTCTGAAACAACAGACAAAATGTATGAGCACAACAAAAAATATCTAACAGAGCTTCTTACTCAATACGGAGATGTCGCAGGGATATGGTTTGATGGAATCGGCGGATATTATAGAAATCCAAACAACTATACCCACCTACACGAACTCCATCAATTGGTAAAAAAACTTCAACCGCATGCCCTTGTCTCTTTCAAAGAAGGAGCTATTGGAGACGAAGACTTTATCTCTCCGGAACACTTTATGCTTCCTTTTGAATACCATTGGGATCATCCTGGTATTACCAAAAGGTTTCGCCTCAGAAAAGATCGTTGGAATGGCAAGCAATCAAAATTATGGGCACAATTTAATCACACTAAACTAAGGGAAGTAAATACGGTGATGCAGAGATGTGAAGGACGAGAAGACACTCATTGTGGAGGTGGATGGATCAACGATGATAGTGCCCAACACTACACGGCAGAAGAGGTGTATGGTTGGTTGAAATATTCAAGAAGTACGGGATCCAATATGTTGATGAATATTGGTATTTGCAAAGATGGATCTATTCATCCAGAGGATGTCAAATCGCTTACCGGAGTAGGGGAATTGATTGAAACCAAAGGATGGCCTAAGGTCAAACATGAAATAGATAGACTATAA
- a CDS encoding alpha amylase C-terminal domain-containing protein, producing the protein MKKIHFVESDPWLSPFAQEIYNMVSYCEKRECEFLQGSSITSFARGYDYYGIHAMDTHLVIREWAPNATKVYLLCDENGWLPREDYQFNGTSEGNWIIHIPESSLRPGALYALWMEWDGGAARRIPAWATFVEQDPETLAFSAKYIPYKPYEWKNTIPQKVASPMIYEAHIGMSGSEPKVHSYDHFTDHILPRIHQAGYNVIQLMAIPEHPYYGSFGYHVSSFFAPSSRFGSPDSLRRLIDTAHGMGIHVIMDLVHSHAVKNEVEGLGRYDGTQYQFFHDGPRGKHPAWDSLCFDYHKPEVVHFLLSNIQYWMESFHFDGFRFDGVTSMLYLDHGLERSFTQYSDYYQGGLDWDAIAYLRLANKLIKEINSDALSIAEEMSGLPGLAEENENGGLGFDYRMAMGVPDFWIRMVKDTPDTDWSMGDIFHQLTSHRKEEKVVSYVESHDQALVGDKTIIFRLLDKAMYDSMRKDQPSLDVDRGIALHKMIRLATLTMAGGAYLNFMGNEFGHPEWIDFPREGNNWSYLHARRLWNLMDDTSLKYHWLGDFDHDMIHWAEECNLLSEEKVEMLVCNEGDKVLAYRRGAYLFLFNFHYENSYEGYTIPTKGSRYRVVLHTDAISYGGFNRVDADMTYYAMPSIQNNQEQRIRIYLPSRMAIVLKEDKI; encoded by the coding sequence ATGAAAAAAATTCACTTTGTAGAATCAGACCCTTGGTTGTCTCCTTTTGCTCAAGAGATTTACAATATGGTATCCTATTGTGAGAAACGAGAGTGTGAGTTTCTTCAAGGTTCTTCGATAACCTCTTTTGCAAGGGGATACGATTATTATGGGATTCATGCGATGGACACCCATTTGGTAATTCGAGAATGGGCTCCTAACGCTACAAAAGTATATCTTCTATGTGACGAAAATGGTTGGCTTCCACGTGAAGACTACCAATTTAATGGAACTTCTGAGGGCAATTGGATCATCCATATTCCTGAGTCTTCTCTACGACCTGGTGCACTCTATGCGCTTTGGATGGAGTGGGATGGGGGTGCTGCCCGACGAATTCCTGCTTGGGCTACCTTTGTAGAACAAGATCCTGAAACACTCGCTTTTAGTGCCAAATATATTCCATACAAACCATATGAATGGAAGAATACTATTCCGCAGAAGGTTGCTTCTCCAATGATTTATGAAGCACATATTGGAATGTCTGGATCAGAGCCTAAAGTTCATAGTTATGACCACTTCACAGATCATATATTGCCTCGTATTCATCAAGCGGGATATAATGTAATACAACTTATGGCGATTCCTGAACATCCATACTATGGAAGTTTTGGATATCATGTGTCTAGTTTTTTTGCCCCTTCATCGAGATTCGGTTCTCCAGATTCATTGCGTAGATTGATTGATACTGCCCACGGGATGGGGATTCATGTAATCATGGATTTAGTTCACTCTCATGCTGTTAAAAACGAGGTAGAGGGTTTAGGACGTTATGATGGAACACAGTATCAGTTCTTTCATGATGGCCCCCGTGGAAAACACCCTGCTTGGGACTCTCTCTGTTTCGACTACCATAAACCAGAGGTGGTACACTTTCTTTTATCAAACATCCAATATTGGATGGAGTCATTTCATTTTGATGGATTTCGTTTCGATGGGGTTACCAGTATGTTATATCTAGATCATGGTTTAGAGAGGTCTTTTACACAATATAGCGACTATTACCAAGGAGGTTTAGATTGGGATGCTATCGCATACCTTCGTTTAGCCAATAAGTTGATCAAAGAGATCAATTCAGATGCACTCTCTATTGCTGAAGAGATGAGTGGTCTACCTGGATTAGCCGAAGAGAACGAAAATGGAGGTCTCGGTTTCGACTATCGTATGGCTATGGGTGTTCCTGATTTTTGGATTCGCATGGTGAAAGATACTCCTGATACAGATTGGTCTATGGGAGATATTTTTCATCAGTTAACCTCTCATCGAAAGGAAGAAAAAGTGGTCTCTTATGTGGAGAGTCATGACCAAGCTTTGGTAGGAGACAAAACCATCATATTTCGTCTTCTAGACAAAGCCATGTATGATTCGATGAGAAAAGACCAACCCTCTCTAGATGTCGATAGAGGGATTGCACTGCATAAGATGATTCGCTTGGCGACCTTAACCATGGCAGGAGGTGCCTATCTGAACTTTATGGGTAATGAATTTGGTCATCCAGAATGGATTGATTTTCCACGAGAAGGAAACAATTGGTCCTATCTTCATGCGCGTCGATTGTGGAATTTGATGGATGATACCTCACTGAAATATCATTGGCTTGGCGATTTCGATCACGATATGATTCATTGGGCTGAGGAGTGCAACCTGTTGAGTGAAGAGAAGGTCGAAATGCTCGTGTGTAATGAAGGAGATAAAGTTTTGGCTTATCGTCGTGGAGCGTATCTTTTCCTATTTAATTTCCACTATGAAAACTCTTATGAGGGATATACGATTCCTACCAAAGGGTCGCGTTATCGTGTCGTTCTACACACCGACGCCATCTCCTACGGAGGCTTTAATCGAGTAGATGCAGATATGACTTATTATGCAATGCCAAGCATACAGAATAACCAAGAACAGAGAATTCGAATTTATCTACCTTCTCGCATGGCCATTGTTTTAAAAGAAGATAAAATATAG
- a CDS encoding DUF2807 domain-containing protein → MKKYLLIKSIMLLIILSFGGCKPKSNTKAQIEKEGLSETTTVEVKAAQNSSENAISNKPVSELSKEDEMYYNGEIEREDIHIQEDSLLIKYYHDYDKSIVDGTSTIDSTICLEQEFEHIDVDLPVRINVKVTFDPEGDYDVRQIYLKCEENLKDKIHCETKGNTLFITMKNIGHRLIVKSIPEIILMPFKFKSVTAHHHSDIKYTNKFEAPDLHFLLKDQSKIRYKSIYNQNVSVTMMGKSEMYCSAEYQLEYLSTKLFDQTQLDCSYMGTKRGNFNLYDHARIDGDSFRVHDLQGTLNDHSLLIFTRFKKLNLPNFSFNHIKEDSHYEDMDFNEAGGEVVIDSIEYKTCFTLEEQIPPTCADDLPTIKEATLFREVAQGEEGELHMSIKNAAKDSIHRMDTITTVFESISALQVNVPLEVILTTGESLNHIDVICDKDSGGEKIMNYTQDGDTLRLGVRYEDQKIQLSQPMKIHIYTQDLETLECLGFTSLKLHQQQKKEKMAISLHEHAKIEGYFNSDTLQLETHNHSVARVKGSIESLFHLRMTDFSTVMIQEKLYTSTIDAQLDKSSIFDGEQMSGNKIEGQCTDQSFIKIGKIEWNLFKLNSESSVYSYP, encoded by the coding sequence ATGAAAAAATATCTCTTGATCAAGTCTATCATGCTCTTGATCATTCTATCTTTTGGGGGATGTAAACCCAAAAGCAATACAAAAGCCCAAATAGAGAAAGAAGGTCTATCTGAAACAACCACAGTAGAAGTAAAAGCAGCTCAGAACTCTTCTGAGAACGCCATATCAAACAAACCAGTCTCTGAACTATCCAAAGAGGATGAGATGTATTATAATGGCGAAATCGAAAGAGAAGATATCCATATCCAAGAAGACAGCCTGTTGATTAAATACTATCATGATTACGATAAAAGCATTGTCGATGGAACTTCTACCATTGACTCCACCATCTGTCTAGAGCAGGAATTTGAACATATTGATGTAGACCTTCCAGTAAGAATCAATGTTAAAGTTACATTTGATCCAGAGGGGGATTATGATGTAAGACAGATCTACTTAAAATGTGAGGAGAATCTAAAAGACAAGATCCATTGTGAGACCAAAGGGAATACCCTTTTTATCACCATGAAAAACATAGGGCATCGGCTTATTGTCAAAAGTATCCCTGAAATAATATTAATGCCATTTAAATTTAAAAGTGTAACAGCCCATCACCACTCCGACATAAAGTATACTAATAAATTCGAGGCCCCAGATTTACATTTTCTACTAAAGGATCAGAGTAAAATCCGTTATAAAAGTATATACAATCAGAATGTCTCTGTTACGATGATGGGAAAAAGCGAAATGTATTGCAGTGCAGAGTACCAACTTGAATATCTTTCCACCAAACTCTTCGACCAAACTCAACTAGACTGTTCCTATATGGGAACGAAAAGAGGAAATTTCAATCTTTACGACCACGCTAGAATTGATGGAGACAGTTTTAGGGTTCATGATCTTCAAGGAACTCTAAATGACCACTCCCTTCTAATATTCACAAGATTCAAAAAGCTCAATCTCCCAAATTTTTCCTTCAACCACATCAAAGAAGACAGTCATTATGAGGACATGGATTTCAATGAAGCAGGCGGGGAGGTTGTGATTGACTCCATCGAATATAAGACCTGTTTTACTCTAGAAGAACAGATCCCACCCACCTGTGCGGATGACCTTCCAACAATAAAAGAGGCAACCCTTTTTAGAGAAGTGGCACAAGGAGAGGAAGGCGAGCTCCATATGTCGATAAAAAATGCCGCAAAAGATTCTATTCATAGGATGGATACCATCACGACAGTATTTGAATCGATATCCGCTCTCCAAGTAAATGTTCCTCTGGAGGTAATATTGACCACTGGTGAATCATTGAATCATATCGATGTAATCTGCGATAAAGATTCGGGCGGAGAGAAGATCATGAATTACACTCAAGATGGCGATACTTTGCGCCTAGGAGTTCGATATGAGGATCAAAAAATTCAATTGAGTCAGCCAATGAAGATTCATATCTATACACAAGATCTAGAAACATTAGAGTGTCTAGGCTTCACCTCTTTAAAGCTACATCAGCAACAGAAAAAGGAGAAGATGGCTATATCTCTTCATGAGCATGCCAAGATAGAAGGGTACTTTAATTCAGACACGCTACAATTGGAAACACACAACCATAGTGTCGCAAGAGTGAAAGGTTCAATCGAAAGTCTTTTCCATCTTCGTATGACTGATTTTAGTACTGTGATGATCCAAGAGAAGCTGTATACTTCGACAATAGATGCCCAATTAGATAAGTCTTCGATCTTTGATGGAGAACAGATGAGTGGGAATAAAATCGAAGGACAATGTACAGATCAATCTTTCATTAAGATAGGGAAAATAGAGTGGAACCTTTTCAAATTAAATTCTGAATCTTCGGTATATTCCTATCCATAA
- the kdsB gene encoding 3-deoxy-manno-octulosonate cytidylyltransferase produces MRMKSIIIIPARFASTRFPGKPLADIHGKSMIMRVVERASKVTKDVWVATDDDRIYQHVDNLGANVVMTRKDHPSGTDRIAEALQKIETQSGTTFDVVINIQGDEPFILTEQVEQLIESFNDKNVDIATLANPLSSIDSIEDPNQVKVIFTPKGRAIYFSRSPIPFVRGVDKAEWTTKTSFWGHIGMYGYRADALRTITQLAPSSLELCESLEQLRWLENDYHIHVSTTNHKGMGIDTPEDLKRALESGEF; encoded by the coding sequence ATGCGGATGAAATCAATTATTATTATTCCTGCTCGTTTTGCATCCACTCGTTTTCCGGGTAAACCCTTGGCTGATATACATGGAAAAAGTATGATTATGCGTGTAGTGGAGAGAGCATCTAAAGTAACTAAGGATGTGTGGGTTGCTACAGATGATGATCGTATTTATCAACATGTTGATAACTTAGGGGCAAATGTAGTGATGACTAGGAAAGATCATCCAAGTGGGACAGATCGTATTGCTGAAGCACTACAGAAAATTGAGACCCAATCTGGTACTACATTTGATGTCGTGATTAACATTCAGGGAGACGAACCATTTATTCTCACGGAGCAAGTGGAGCAGTTGATCGAATCATTTAACGATAAAAATGTGGATATCGCCACTTTGGCAAATCCTCTTTCCTCTATTGACTCTATTGAGGACCCCAACCAAGTGAAGGTTATTTTTACTCCTAAAGGTAGAGCGATCTATTTTAGCCGAAGTCCAATCCCATTTGTTCGTGGTGTCGATAAAGCGGAGTGGACAACAAAGACTTCTTTTTGGGGACATATCGGCATGTATGGATATCGAGCGGATGCATTAAGGACAATCACCCAATTAGCCCCTTCTAGTCTAGAACTATGCGAATCGCTAGAACAACTACGTTGGTTGGAAAACGACTATCATATACATGTCTCTACAACGAACCATAAAGGAATGGGAATTGATACTCCTGAAGATTTAAAACGTGCCCTAGAGTCTGGAGAATTTTAG
- a CDS encoding AAA family ATPase: MKRSINKFVITGGPGTGKSTLLYELAKKGFLCFPEASRSIIEEQLQIGGDLVPWVDMDRFSLACMNRMKEFYNKSCDRPTFFDRGLPDVMGYLYLTGCEETHEVKESIKDYAYHTIVFILPPWKEIYETDHVRKEPFSEAISLHNHLRRAYEELGYHVIEIPHMPVDSRVDYILDYLDI; encoded by the coding sequence ATGAAGCGTAGCATCAACAAGTTTGTGATCACTGGAGGTCCGGGAACAGGGAAATCAACCCTATTGTATGAATTGGCTAAAAAGGGATTCTTATGCTTTCCTGAAGCGTCTAGATCTATCATCGAAGAGCAGTTGCAAATTGGAGGGGATCTAGTTCCTTGGGTCGATATGGACCGATTCTCTTTGGCTTGTATGAATCGTATGAAAGAGTTCTACAACAAATCTTGTGATCGCCCCACTTTCTTCGATCGTGGACTGCCTGATGTGATGGGCTACCTTTACCTTACTGGATGCGAAGAGACCCATGAGGTAAAAGAGAGTATCAAAGATTATGCATACCACACTATCGTTTTCATTCTTCCTCCCTGGAAAGAGATCTACGAAACAGACCATGTTCGAAAAGAGCCATTCTCCGAGGCTATCTCTCTACACAACCACTTAAGACGTGCTTACGAAGAGCTAGGATATCATGTAATCGAAATACCACATATGCCTGTCGATAGTCGTGTCGACTATATTTTAGACTATTTAGATATCTAA
- a CDS encoding DUF2807 domain-containing protein, whose product MKKCLWIKSIILFIIISFWGCKPKSNTKSQTEKEALPHITAVEKKTPQNVSDNIISTKPTSETNQEEDMGSADTIEKENIISKEDSLSIEFIECNDEYYEEKYSDYMEGVDTTFYSKSLFKHVDIDLPIEINLSAEMGGVNSYDGNLIHLICENNLKDKLQFQPKGNTLFITLKEDGNPLNIQSVPLIELTLDNLKSVTSHHHSHINFWNNSIYPSIHFLIKDQSNISIQELTNEDVFITMMGKSKLLCVDKNLRYLSTYLFDHAQIDCTHADTNTEEDNFYNPMDDVRVLDVCFNLYDYSMINADQLKIKVLYGTLQDLSLLTCTSFEKLKIPNYSFNQIKEDSFIENMDLKNKDGEVVTDSSKYRTCFTIEKQILESWSYEYPKMQKATFTREVAQGEEGELHMSIKNETHDSIHQMDTTTTVFESISSLQVDVPMEVMLTTGEPFNHIDVICDKDSGGEKIMNFTQDGDTLRLGVRYENQKIQLSQPMKIHIYTQNLETLECLGLTSLKLHQQQKQEKMAISLKENAKIEGYINSDTLQLETQDDSVARLEGSIENLFHLRMTDFSTVMIQKKMYTSTIDAQLDMASFFDGEEMSGNEIEGQCTEHAFIKVGKVDRNRFKSESKSSAYSHP is encoded by the coding sequence ATGAAAAAATGTCTATGGATAAAGAGTATCATACTCTTCATCATTATATCTTTTTGGGGATGTAAACCCAAAAGCAACACAAAGTCCCAAACAGAAAAAGAAGCGCTACCACACATCACTGCAGTAGAAAAGAAAACACCTCAGAATGTTTCAGACAACATCATATCAACGAAACCGACTTCTGAAACAAACCAGGAGGAGGATATGGGTTCTGCAGACACAATTGAAAAAGAGAATATAATAAGCAAAGAAGATAGTCTTTCTATAGAATTTATTGAATGCAATGACGAGTATTATGAGGAGAAGTATTCAGATTATATGGAAGGAGTAGACACCACCTTCTATTCAAAGTCACTATTTAAACATGTTGACATAGATCTGCCAATAGAGATAAACCTCAGTGCAGAAATGGGTGGGGTAAATTCATATGATGGGAATCTGATCCACTTAATTTGCGAAAATAATCTAAAGGACAAACTTCAATTTCAGCCCAAAGGAAACACCCTTTTCATCACACTTAAAGAGGATGGCAATCCGCTCAATATTCAAAGTGTTCCTCTAATAGAGCTAACGTTAGATAATTTAAAGAGTGTAACAAGTCATCACCACTCTCATATCAATTTCTGGAACAATTCCATTTACCCAAGTATACATTTTCTCATCAAGGACCAGAGTAATATCAGTATTCAAGAGTTAACCAATGAAGATGTTTTTATTACGATGATGGGGAAAAGCAAATTACTTTGTGTCGACAAGAATCTTAGATATCTCTCCACCTATCTATTTGACCATGCACAAATTGACTGTACACACGCGGATACGAATACTGAAGAAGACAACTTTTACAATCCGATGGATGACGTGAGAGTTTTAGACGTATGTTTCAATCTTTACGACTACTCTATGATAAACGCCGACCAGTTAAAGATTAAAGTGCTTTATGGAACACTACAAGACCTCTCTCTTCTAACATGCACAAGCTTCGAAAAACTCAAAATCCCTAACTACTCCTTTAACCAAATAAAAGAGGATAGTTTTATTGAGAATATGGATTTAAAGAACAAAGATGGAGAGGTGGTGACAGACTCTAGTAAATATAGAACCTGTTTTACCATCGAGAAGCAGATACTTGAATCTTGGTCGTATGAATATCCAAAAATGCAAAAGGCCACCTTTACTAGAGAAGTAGCACAAGGAGAGGAAGGAGAGCTCCATATGTCGATAAAAAATGAAACGCACGATTCTATTCATCAGATGGATACCACCACAACGGTATTTGAATCGATATCCTCACTCCAAGTAGATGTTCCTATGGAGGTAATGTTGACCACAGGGGAGCCATTCAACCATATTGATGTAATCTGCGATAAAGATTCGGGGGGAGAGAAGATCATGAATTTCACTCAAGATGGCGATACTTTGCGCCTAGGAGTTCGATATGAGAATCAAAAGATTCAATTGAGTCAGCCAATGAAGATTCATATCTACACACAAAATCTAGAAACGCTAGAATGTCTCGGGCTCACCTCTTTAAAGCTACATCAGCAACAAAAACAAGAGAAGATGGCTATATCTCTTAAGGAGAATGCTAAAATCGAAGGATATATTAATTCAGATACCCTTCAATTGGAAACACAAGACGATAGTGTCGCAAGGTTGGAAGGTTCTATTGAAAACCTATTTCATCTTCGTATGACTGATTTTAGTACTGTGATGATCCAAAAGAAAATGTATACTTCGACAATAGATGCGCAGTTAGATATGGCTTCGTTTTTTGATGGAGAAGAGATGAGTGGGAATGAAATCGAAGGACAATGTACAGAGCATGCTTTCATAAAGGTAGGAAAAGTAGATCGGAATCGATTCAAATCAGAGTCTAAATCATCGGCATATTCTCATCCATAA
- the serS gene encoding serine--tRNA ligase: protein MLNLKFIQDNPQLVVERLKVKNFDAEKIVEEILELYKLRNQTQQEVDGYKSEMNQLSKEIGNLFKQGKIEEANQAKQKTAELKENIKQADLAFATNDENLQALQVQLPNLPHPSVPMGKSDEDNEVVREGGAMPQLHDKAVPHWDLASTYDLIDFELGVKITGAGFPVYKGKGARLQRALINFFLDQAREAGYLEVQPPYLVNEASGFGTGQLPDKEGQMYHATADNLYLIPTAEVPVTNIYRDVILDGKQLPVKNTAYSACFRREAGSYGKDVRGLNRLHQFDKVEVVQIAHPEKSYEILDEMVAYVESLVQKLELPYRVLRLCGGDLSFTSALTFDFEVWSAAQERWLEVSSVSNFESFQANRLKLRFKEEKNKKAQVAHTLNGSALALPRIMASILENNQTENGIKVPAVLVPYMGCEVID, encoded by the coding sequence ATGTTAAATCTTAAGTTTATCCAAGACAACCCACAACTAGTGGTTGAGCGTTTGAAAGTAAAGAATTTCGACGCTGAGAAAATCGTAGAGGAGATACTAGAGCTCTACAAACTTCGTAACCAAACCCAACAAGAAGTTGATGGGTATAAGTCGGAGATGAATCAACTTTCGAAAGAGATTGGAAACCTTTTTAAGCAAGGAAAAATAGAAGAGGCGAACCAGGCAAAACAGAAAACTGCTGAACTTAAAGAAAATATCAAACAAGCAGACCTGGCTTTTGCTACCAATGACGAGAACCTACAAGCACTGCAAGTACAACTTCCAAACCTTCCTCATCCTTCTGTCCCAATGGGTAAGAGTGATGAAGACAACGAAGTAGTTCGTGAAGGTGGAGCAATGCCTCAACTTCATGACAAAGCAGTTCCACACTGGGACCTTGCTTCTACATACGATTTGATTGACTTCGAACTAGGGGTAAAAATTACAGGTGCAGGTTTCCCTGTATACAAAGGCAAAGGCGCTCGTCTTCAACGCGCTTTAATCAACTTCTTCCTAGATCAAGCTAGAGAAGCTGGATACCTTGAAGTTCAACCTCCATACCTTGTAAACGAAGCTTCTGGTTTCGGAACAGGACAGCTTCCTGACAAAGAAGGGCAGATGTATCATGCTACTGCAGACAACCTTTATTTGATTCCTACAGCAGAGGTTCCTGTAACCAACATCTATCGTGATGTGATCCTTGATGGAAAACAACTTCCTGTAAAGAATACTGCCTATAGTGCTTGTTTCCGTCGTGAAGCAGGATCGTATGGAAAAGATGTACGTGGACTGAACCGTCTTCACCAATTCGACAAGGTGGAAGTAGTTCAGATTGCTCATCCAGAGAAATCATACGAAATATTAGATGAGATGGTAGCTTATGTGGAATCATTGGTTCAAAAACTAGAGCTTCCATATCGTGTACTTCGCCTTTGTGGTGGCGATCTAAGCTTCACCTCAGCATTAACTTTCGACTTCGAAGTATGGAGTGCAGCTCAAGAACGTTGGCTAGAAGTATCTTCAGTATCTAACTTCGAATCGTTCCAAGCAAACCGTCTAAAGTTACGTTTCAAAGAAGAAAAGAACAAAAAGGCACAGGTTGCTCATACACTGAATGGTAGTGCTTTGGCATTACCTCGTATTATGGCTTCTATTCTAGAGAACAACCAAACAGAGAATGGAATTAAAGTTCCTGCTGTATTGGTACCATATATGGGATGTGAAGTGATCGACTAA
- a CDS encoding sigma-54 dependent transcriptional regulator: MANIQEVKQRFKLIGNSVGLNRAIEVAVQVAPTDLSVLITGESGTGKESFPQIIHNYSHRKHGKYIAVNCGAIPDGTIDSELFGHEKGSFTGAVNDRKGYFEEANGGTIFLDEIGELPLSTQVRLLRVLEAGEFMRVGSSKTYKTNVRVVAATNVNLPQAIEDGKFREDLFYRLNTVPIQVVPLRERGDDVLMLFRKFAIDFADKYKMPSIRLESDAKEIILRYDWPGNIRQLKNITEQVSIIETNREIDAQSLIHYLPQENNFKSNSNLPAIYSGMDEKKFNSEREILYQILFDMKKDMNELKKLVHNIIDKDPSYMNTDETKQFLQNIYNEKEINLTPTVPSTISTHHIDPEPKERISLDGDIEDTEEIVEESLSIVDKEIELINKALKKHQGKRKQAAMDLGISERTLYRKIKEYNIS; encoded by the coding sequence ATGGCAAATATTCAAGAGGTAAAACAACGTTTTAAGCTTATTGGGAACTCTGTTGGACTAAATCGAGCAATCGAAGTAGCGGTTCAAGTGGCTCCAACGGACCTATCTGTGTTAATAACCGGAGAGAGTGGAACAGGAAAAGAGTCATTTCCACAGATTATTCATAACTATTCGCATAGAAAACACGGGAAATATATAGCAGTAAACTGTGGTGCGATCCCTGATGGCACCATCGACTCTGAACTTTTTGGACATGAAAAGGGTTCATTTACTGGAGCTGTAAATGACAGAAAAGGTTACTTTGAAGAGGCAAATGGAGGGACTATATTTTTGGATGAGATAGGAGAACTACCTCTCTCTACACAAGTTCGACTTCTACGTGTTTTAGAGGCTGGAGAGTTTATGCGTGTAGGATCGTCTAAAACATACAAAACCAATGTTCGTGTGGTAGCAGCGACCAATGTAAACCTCCCTCAAGCAATAGAAGATGGCAAGTTTAGAGAAGATCTGTTTTACCGTCTAAACACGGTTCCCATACAGGTTGTTCCTTTAAGAGAACGTGGAGATGATGTGTTGATGTTGTTTCGTAAATTTGCTATTGATTTCGCCGACAAATATAAGATGCCTTCTATTCGTCTTGAGAGCGATGCTAAAGAGATCATATTAAGATATGACTGGCCAGGTAATATCCGACAGTTAAAGAATATCACAGAGCAGGTTTCAATAATTGAAACAAATAGAGAAATTGATGCACAAAGTTTGATACACTATCTTCCTCAAGAGAACAATTTCAAAAGCAATTCAAACTTACCTGCTATCTATAGTGGGATGGATGAAAAGAAGTTCAATTCAGAAAGAGAGATTCTTTACCAAATTCTCTTCGATATGAAGAAGGATATGAACGAGCTTAAGAAGCTAGTACATAATATCATTGATAAAGATCCAAGTTATATGAACACAGATGAAACAAAGCAGTTTCTCCAAAATATATATAACGAAAAGGAGATTAACTTAACTCCTACGGTTCCATCTACAATATCAACACACCATATTGATCCAGAACCGAAAGAGAGGATATCACTAGATGGTGATATTGAGGATACGGAAGAGATCGTGGAAGAGTCTCTGTCTATTGTAGACAAAGAGATCGAGCTAATAAATAAAGCACTGAAAAAGCATCAAGGGAAGCGCAAACAAGCTGCAATGGATCTTGGGATATCAGAAAGAACATTATACCGTAAAATCAAAGAATATAATATATCATG